A single genomic interval of Dromiciops gliroides isolate mDroGli1 chromosome 1, mDroGli1.pri, whole genome shotgun sequence harbors:
- the GNL3 gene encoding guanine nucleotide-binding protein-like 3 isoform X1 — protein sequence MKRPKLKKASKRMTCHKRFKIQKKVREHYRKVRKEAKKRGHKKTKKDPGVPNSAPFKEALLREAEQRKQQLEELKQKQKLNKHKEQGQKRKCDENDVASSKTEPPKTEFVGRKATLSCRAVKQGSKKSFCRELQKVIEASDVLLEVLDARDPLGYRCPQLEQVIMKTGGNKKLFLVLNKTDLVPKENLEKWVHCLKKELPTVVFRASAFANEKIRLPGKKKLDLSRHGMCLGGKSLLTLLSDFCKTQNKPIRVGVIGFPNVGKSSIINSLKQAYVCPTGPAMGLTRYMRIVHIDKNITMLDSPSIIASPSNSAVALALRSPTNIEDRPILDSVTSVVEHCNKAQLMLRYNIPSYKDSQEFLTLLAQKKGMMRKGGLPKVEEAAKLFWSHWIGPKMSYYCQVPASLTLSSHLTEGIVEDMQQGLDLEELEKNNVGAIRAIRSPRMSSSILFECSGLTNGIIEEKDVPEELPRQEESEEEEEDCLYEEEEEDSDDENDVDERSRLGTKRQKVEVPLEEELQSGKKFGAGGEKSIHVDEITEEDDDTYDFNTDYV from the exons ATGAAGCGGCCTA AATTAAAAAAAGCAAGTAAGCGCATGACATGTCATAAGCGGTTTAAAATCCAGAAAAAG GTACGGGAACATTACCGAAAAGTgaggaaggaagccaagaaacgtggtcacaaaaaaacaaagaaagatccTGGTGTGCCCAACAGTGCCCCCTTCAAAGAGGCCCTTCTTCGGGAAGCCGAGCAAAGAAAGCAACAG CTTGAAGAGCTAAAGCAGAAACAGAAACTTAACAAACATAAGGAACAAGGACAGAAACGAAAATGTGATGAAAATGATGTTGCTTCATCAAAGACTGAACCACCAAAAACG GAATTTGTGGGAAGAAAGGCAACGCTATCTTGCAGGGCAGTCAAGCAAGGttcaaaaaaatcattttgtagaGAACTTCAAAAG GTGATTGAGGCCTCAGATGTTTTGTTGGAAGTTTTGGATGCCAGAGATCCCTTAGGGTATAGATGTCCCCAGTTGGAACAAGTCATTATGAAGACTGGAGGAAACAAAAAACTATTCCTTGTCTTGAATAAAACAG ATCTAGTGCCAAAGGAAAATTTGGAGAAATGGGTCCATTGCTTGAAGAAAGAACTCCCAACAGTTGTTTTTAGAGCCTCAGCATTTGCAAATGAAAAGATAAGGCTG CCAGGGAAGAAGAAACTGGACCTCAGCAGGCATGGCATGTGCTTGGGTGGAAAGAGCCTTTTAACACTCCTCAGTGATTTTTGCAAGACACAAAATAAACCCATTCGAGTTGGTGTGATTG GTTTCCCAAATGTGGGTAAAAGCAGCATAATCAATAGTTTAAAGCAAGCATATGTGTGTCCTACTGGACCAGCCATGGGTCTTACAAG ATACATGCGAATTGTCCACATTGACAAGAACATCACAATGTTAGATAGTCCGAGCATTATTGCATCTCCTTCTAACTCTGCAGTTGCTCTTGCTTTGAGAAGTCCTACAAATATTGAAGACAGACCGATATTAGATTCAGTTACTTCAGTCGTGGAACACTGCAATAAAGCACAG ctAATGTTACGATACAACATCCCAAGCTATAAAGATTCTCAAGAATTCTTGACTCTGCTTGCACAGAAGAAAGGAATGATGCGGAAAGGTGGCCTACCCAAAGTGGAGGAGGCTGCTAAATTGTTCTGGTCTCACTGGATAGG tCCCAAAATGAGCTACTATTGTCAGGTTCCTGCATCACTGACTCTTTCTTCACATCTTACTGAGGGTATTGTAGAAGATATGCAACAGGGTCTTGATCTAGAGGAGTTAGAAAAAAACAATGTGGGTGCCATTAGAG CCATCAGGAGTCCCAGGATGTCAAGTAGCATCTTATTTGAATGCTCTGGTCTGACTAATGGCATAATAGAGGAGAAAGATGTGCCTGAGGAATTGCCGAGGCAGGAAGAgagtgaagaggaggaggaggattgtctttatgaagaggaagaagaggacagtgatgatgaaaatgatgttGAT GAAAGAAGCAGGTTAGGGACCAAAAGACAGAAAGTTGAAGTACCGTTGGAAGAAGAGCTCCAGTCAG GTAAAAAGTTTGGTGCTGGAGGAGAAAAGTCCATTCATGTGGATGAGATAACAGAGGAAGATGACGACACTTACGATTTTAATACAGATTATGTGTAA
- the GNL3 gene encoding guanine nucleotide-binding protein-like 3 isoform X3, with protein MKRPKLKKASKRMTCHKRFKIQKKVREHYRKVRKEAKKRGHKKTKKDPGVPNSAPFKEALLREAEQRKQQLEELKQKQKLNKHKEQGQKRKCDENDVASSKTEPPKTEFVGRKATLSCRAVKQGSKKSFCRELQKVIEASDVLLEVLDARDPLGYRCPQLEQVIMKTGGNKKLFLVLNKTDLVPKENLEKWVHCLKKELPTVVFRASAFANEKIRLPGKKKLDLSRHGMCLGGKSLLTLLSDFCKTQNKPIRVGVIGFPNVGKSSIINSLKQAYVCPTGPAMGLTRYMRIVHIDKNITMLDSPSIIASPSNSAVALALRSPTNIEDRPILDSVTSVVEHCNKAQLMLRYNIPSYKDSQEFLTLLAQKKGMMRKGGLPKVEEAAKLFWSHWIGPKMSYYCQVPASLTLSSHLTEGIVEDMQQGLDLEELEKNNVGAIRGVPGCQVASYLNALV; from the exons ATGAAGCGGCCTA AATTAAAAAAAGCAAGTAAGCGCATGACATGTCATAAGCGGTTTAAAATCCAGAAAAAG GTACGGGAACATTACCGAAAAGTgaggaaggaagccaagaaacgtggtcacaaaaaaacaaagaaagatccTGGTGTGCCCAACAGTGCCCCCTTCAAAGAGGCCCTTCTTCGGGAAGCCGAGCAAAGAAAGCAACAG CTTGAAGAGCTAAAGCAGAAACAGAAACTTAACAAACATAAGGAACAAGGACAGAAACGAAAATGTGATGAAAATGATGTTGCTTCATCAAAGACTGAACCACCAAAAACG GAATTTGTGGGAAGAAAGGCAACGCTATCTTGCAGGGCAGTCAAGCAAGGttcaaaaaaatcattttgtagaGAACTTCAAAAG GTGATTGAGGCCTCAGATGTTTTGTTGGAAGTTTTGGATGCCAGAGATCCCTTAGGGTATAGATGTCCCCAGTTGGAACAAGTCATTATGAAGACTGGAGGAAACAAAAAACTATTCCTTGTCTTGAATAAAACAG ATCTAGTGCCAAAGGAAAATTTGGAGAAATGGGTCCATTGCTTGAAGAAAGAACTCCCAACAGTTGTTTTTAGAGCCTCAGCATTTGCAAATGAAAAGATAAGGCTG CCAGGGAAGAAGAAACTGGACCTCAGCAGGCATGGCATGTGCTTGGGTGGAAAGAGCCTTTTAACACTCCTCAGTGATTTTTGCAAGACACAAAATAAACCCATTCGAGTTGGTGTGATTG GTTTCCCAAATGTGGGTAAAAGCAGCATAATCAATAGTTTAAAGCAAGCATATGTGTGTCCTACTGGACCAGCCATGGGTCTTACAAG ATACATGCGAATTGTCCACATTGACAAGAACATCACAATGTTAGATAGTCCGAGCATTATTGCATCTCCTTCTAACTCTGCAGTTGCTCTTGCTTTGAGAAGTCCTACAAATATTGAAGACAGACCGATATTAGATTCAGTTACTTCAGTCGTGGAACACTGCAATAAAGCACAG ctAATGTTACGATACAACATCCCAAGCTATAAAGATTCTCAAGAATTCTTGACTCTGCTTGCACAGAAGAAAGGAATGATGCGGAAAGGTGGCCTACCCAAAGTGGAGGAGGCTGCTAAATTGTTCTGGTCTCACTGGATAGG tCCCAAAATGAGCTACTATTGTCAGGTTCCTGCATCACTGACTCTTTCTTCACATCTTACTGAGGGTATTGTAGAAGATATGCAACAGGGTCTTGATCTAGAGGAGTTAGAAAAAAACAATGTGGGTGCCATTAGAG GAGTCCCAGGATGTCAAGTAGCATCTTATTTGAATGCTCTGGTCTGA
- the GNL3 gene encoding guanine nucleotide-binding protein-like 3 isoform X2 — protein MTCHKRFKIQKKVREHYRKVRKEAKKRGHKKTKKDPGVPNSAPFKEALLREAEQRKQQLEELKQKQKLNKHKEQGQKRKCDENDVASSKTEPPKTEFVGRKATLSCRAVKQGSKKSFCRELQKVIEASDVLLEVLDARDPLGYRCPQLEQVIMKTGGNKKLFLVLNKTDLVPKENLEKWVHCLKKELPTVVFRASAFANEKIRLPGKKKLDLSRHGMCLGGKSLLTLLSDFCKTQNKPIRVGVIGFPNVGKSSIINSLKQAYVCPTGPAMGLTRYMRIVHIDKNITMLDSPSIIASPSNSAVALALRSPTNIEDRPILDSVTSVVEHCNKAQLMLRYNIPSYKDSQEFLTLLAQKKGMMRKGGLPKVEEAAKLFWSHWIGPKMSYYCQVPASLTLSSHLTEGIVEDMQQGLDLEELEKNNVGAIRAIRSPRMSSSILFECSGLTNGIIEEKDVPEELPRQEESEEEEEDCLYEEEEEDSDDENDVDERSRLGTKRQKVEVPLEEELQSGKKFGAGGEKSIHVDEITEEDDDTYDFNTDYV, from the exons ATGACATGTCATAAGCGGTTTAAAATCCAGAAAAAG GTACGGGAACATTACCGAAAAGTgaggaaggaagccaagaaacgtggtcacaaaaaaacaaagaaagatccTGGTGTGCCCAACAGTGCCCCCTTCAAAGAGGCCCTTCTTCGGGAAGCCGAGCAAAGAAAGCAACAG CTTGAAGAGCTAAAGCAGAAACAGAAACTTAACAAACATAAGGAACAAGGACAGAAACGAAAATGTGATGAAAATGATGTTGCTTCATCAAAGACTGAACCACCAAAAACG GAATTTGTGGGAAGAAAGGCAACGCTATCTTGCAGGGCAGTCAAGCAAGGttcaaaaaaatcattttgtagaGAACTTCAAAAG GTGATTGAGGCCTCAGATGTTTTGTTGGAAGTTTTGGATGCCAGAGATCCCTTAGGGTATAGATGTCCCCAGTTGGAACAAGTCATTATGAAGACTGGAGGAAACAAAAAACTATTCCTTGTCTTGAATAAAACAG ATCTAGTGCCAAAGGAAAATTTGGAGAAATGGGTCCATTGCTTGAAGAAAGAACTCCCAACAGTTGTTTTTAGAGCCTCAGCATTTGCAAATGAAAAGATAAGGCTG CCAGGGAAGAAGAAACTGGACCTCAGCAGGCATGGCATGTGCTTGGGTGGAAAGAGCCTTTTAACACTCCTCAGTGATTTTTGCAAGACACAAAATAAACCCATTCGAGTTGGTGTGATTG GTTTCCCAAATGTGGGTAAAAGCAGCATAATCAATAGTTTAAAGCAAGCATATGTGTGTCCTACTGGACCAGCCATGGGTCTTACAAG ATACATGCGAATTGTCCACATTGACAAGAACATCACAATGTTAGATAGTCCGAGCATTATTGCATCTCCTTCTAACTCTGCAGTTGCTCTTGCTTTGAGAAGTCCTACAAATATTGAAGACAGACCGATATTAGATTCAGTTACTTCAGTCGTGGAACACTGCAATAAAGCACAG ctAATGTTACGATACAACATCCCAAGCTATAAAGATTCTCAAGAATTCTTGACTCTGCTTGCACAGAAGAAAGGAATGATGCGGAAAGGTGGCCTACCCAAAGTGGAGGAGGCTGCTAAATTGTTCTGGTCTCACTGGATAGG tCCCAAAATGAGCTACTATTGTCAGGTTCCTGCATCACTGACTCTTTCTTCACATCTTACTGAGGGTATTGTAGAAGATATGCAACAGGGTCTTGATCTAGAGGAGTTAGAAAAAAACAATGTGGGTGCCATTAGAG CCATCAGGAGTCCCAGGATGTCAAGTAGCATCTTATTTGAATGCTCTGGTCTGACTAATGGCATAATAGAGGAGAAAGATGTGCCTGAGGAATTGCCGAGGCAGGAAGAgagtgaagaggaggaggaggattgtctttatgaagaggaagaagaggacagtgatgatgaaaatgatgttGAT GAAAGAAGCAGGTTAGGGACCAAAAGACAGAAAGTTGAAGTACCGTTGGAAGAAGAGCTCCAGTCAG GTAAAAAGTTTGGTGCTGGAGGAGAAAAGTCCATTCATGTGGATGAGATAACAGAGGAAGATGACGACACTTACGATTTTAATACAGATTATGTGTAA